In Bradyrhizobium erythrophlei, a single genomic region encodes these proteins:
- the proS gene encoding proline--tRNA ligase: MRLSRFFLPILKENPKEAEIVSHRLMLRAGMIRQEAAGIYAWLPLGLRVLKKIEQIVREEQNRAGALELLMPTLQLADLWRESGRYDAYGPEMLRIADRHKRELLYGPTNEEMITEIFRAYIKSYRNLPLNLYHIQWKFRDEQRPRFGVMRGREFLMKDAYSFDLDEAGARRAYNRMFVAYLRTFARMGLKAIPMRAETGPIGGDLSHEFIVLAETGESGVYCDRDVLDLPVPDETVDYEGDLTAIIKQWTSVYAATEDVHDAARFEQEVPAEKRVHTRGIEVGQIFYFGTKYSEPMKAMVAGPDGAEVAIHGGSYGVGVSRLLGAIIEACHDDAGIKWPESVAPFKAAILNLKQGSEDTDGACEQLYRELTAKGVEVLYDDTDQRAGAKFASADLIGIPWQILVGPKGLAEGKLELKRRSDGTRENLSAAEVLAQLT, translated from the coding sequence ATGCGACTGTCGCGTTTCTTTCTTCCCATCCTCAAGGAGAATCCGAAAGAAGCGGAGATCGTGTCGCATCGGCTGATGCTGCGCGCCGGCATGATCCGTCAGGAAGCGGCCGGCATTTATGCGTGGCTCCCGCTCGGCTTGCGGGTGTTGAAGAAGATCGAACAGATCGTGCGCGAGGAACAGAACCGCGCGGGCGCGCTCGAACTTCTGATGCCGACGCTGCAACTCGCCGATCTCTGGCGCGAGAGCGGCCGCTACGACGCCTACGGGCCGGAGATGCTGCGCATCGCCGACCGGCACAAGCGCGAATTGCTCTACGGGCCGACCAACGAGGAAATGATCACCGAGATCTTTCGCGCCTACATCAAGTCGTACCGAAACCTGCCGCTCAATCTCTATCACATCCAGTGGAAGTTCCGCGACGAGCAACGGCCGCGTTTCGGCGTGATGCGCGGGCGCGAATTCCTGATGAAGGATGCCTATTCGTTCGACCTCGACGAGGCCGGCGCGCGGCGCGCCTATAACCGGATGTTCGTGGCTTACCTGCGTACGTTCGCGCGGATGGGATTGAAGGCGATCCCGATGCGCGCCGAGACGGGGCCAATCGGCGGCGATCTCAGCCACGAATTCATCGTGCTCGCCGAGACCGGTGAATCTGGTGTCTATTGCGACCGCGATGTGCTCGACCTTCCGGTGCCGGACGAGACGGTCGACTATGAGGGCGATCTCACGGCGATCATCAAGCAATGGACCTCGGTCTATGCCGCGACCGAAGACGTTCACGACGCCGCCCGCTTCGAGCAAGAGGTGCCGGCGGAGAAGCGGGTGCACACGCGCGGCATCGAAGTCGGCCAGATCTTCTATTTCGGCACCAAGTATTCCGAGCCGATGAAGGCGATGGTCGCCGGTCCGGACGGGGCCGAGGTCGCCATTCACGGCGGCTCCTACGGTGTCGGTGTGTCGCGGCTGTTGGGCGCGATTATCGAGGCCTGCCACGATGATGCCGGCATCAAATGGCCGGAATCCGTTGCACCGTTCAAGGCGGCGATCCTCAATCTTAAGCAGGGCTCCGAAGATACGGACGGCGCCTGCGAACAGCTGTACCGTGAGCTCACCGCCAAGGGCGTCGAGGTGCTTTACGACGACACCGACCAGCGCGCGGGCGCGAAGTTCGCCTCCGCCGATCTGATCGGGATCCCCTGGCAGATTCTCGTCGGTCCCAAGGGCCTCGCCGAGGGCAAGTTAGAACTCAAGCGCCGAAGCGACGGCACGCGCGAGAATTTGAGCGCGGCTGAAGTGTTGGCACAGCTCACTTAA
- a CDS encoding ribonuclease J, with product MAGADELTFAPLGGVGEIGMNLSIYGFGGRQKRAWLAIDLGVSFGDEEHLPGIDTIMPDISFLVKERKNLVGLVLTHAHEDHFGAIIDLWPRLKCPIYATKFSAALFEAKCAAERNPPKIPVRVVPSGGRIQLGPFGVEFIPVAHSIPESHAIAIHTGAGTVLHTGDWKLDPTPVTGPPTDERRLRELGDAGVLALVGDSTNAVRDGRSPSESEVARTIIELVKAARGRVAVTTFASNVARIRAVADAARLSGREVVVVGRAMERVVQVARETGYLDGVQNFRGPDLYGHFPPDKVLALCTGSQGEPRAALARIANDDHPQVTLNKGDCVIFSSRTIPGNEKAVGSIINGLITQGVEVITDRTHLVHVSGHPRRDELRDMIGWVRPQLLIPVHGEALHLFEHAKLARAVGVPKVLTCRNGDLVRLGPGDPGIIEELPSGRLYKDGNILEDSKSRAVVERRRMAFAGCAFVALAMDEKGELADDPEIELIGIPEKNAAGEVIDDIVFDAVVSTVEGLPRARRRDPDALAESVRRTVRASVNEHWGKKPLCFVHVLTV from the coding sequence ATGGCGGGCGCCGACGAGCTTACCTTCGCGCCGCTCGGCGGCGTCGGCGAGATCGGCATGAACCTGTCGATCTACGGGTTCGGCGGTCGCCAGAAGCGCGCCTGGCTTGCGATCGATCTCGGCGTTTCCTTCGGCGATGAGGAACATCTACCCGGTATCGACACCATTATGCCGGACATCAGTTTTCTCGTGAAGGAACGGAAGAACCTGGTCGGGCTTGTGTTGACCCACGCACATGAAGACCATTTCGGCGCCATCATCGACCTCTGGCCAAGGCTGAAATGCCCGATCTACGCGACCAAATTCTCGGCCGCATTGTTCGAGGCGAAATGCGCCGCCGAGCGCAACCCGCCTAAAATTCCGGTCAGGGTCGTGCCGTCGGGCGGTCGCATTCAGCTTGGGCCGTTCGGTGTCGAATTCATTCCGGTCGCGCATTCGATTCCGGAATCGCATGCCATCGCCATTCACACCGGAGCCGGCACGGTGCTGCATACCGGCGACTGGAAGCTCGATCCGACGCCGGTAACGGGTCCGCCGACCGATGAGCGCCGTTTGCGTGAACTCGGCGACGCCGGCGTGCTCGCGCTAGTCGGCGATTCCACCAATGCCGTGCGGGACGGCCGTTCGCCGTCAGAATCCGAAGTCGCCAGGACCATCATCGAACTGGTGAAGGCCGCCCGTGGCCGCGTCGCCGTGACAACCTTTGCCTCCAACGTCGCGCGGATCCGTGCCGTGGCGGATGCGGCGCGTTTGTCGGGCCGCGAGGTGGTGGTGGTCGGACGCGCCATGGAGCGCGTGGTCCAGGTGGCGCGCGAAACCGGCTATCTCGACGGCGTACAGAATTTCAGAGGCCCCGATCTTTACGGTCATTTCCCGCCGGACAAGGTGCTGGCGCTCTGTACCGGCAGCCAGGGCGAGCCGCGCGCGGCGCTCGCGCGCATCGCCAATGACGATCATCCGCAGGTGACGCTCAACAAGGGCGACTGCGTGATCTTTTCCTCACGCACCATTCCCGGCAACGAGAAAGCCGTTGGGTCGATCATCAACGGCCTGATCACGCAAGGCGTCGAGGTCATCACCGATCGCACCCATCTCGTCCATGTGTCCGGTCACCCGCGTCGCGACGAACTGCGCGACATGATCGGCTGGGTGCGCCCGCAACTGCTCATTCCCGTTCACGGCGAGGCCTTGCATCTGTTCGAGCACGCCAAGCTCGCGCGAGCCGTTGGGGTCCCCAAGGTTCTGACCTGCCGCAACGGTGACCTGGTCAGACTGGGGCCGGGCGATCCCGGCATTATCGAGGAACTGCCGTCAGGACGGCTCTACAAGGATGGCAACATTCTGGAAGACTCCAAGTCCCGCGCCGTGGTCGAGCGGCGGCGCATGGCGTTTGCCGGCTGCGCCTTTGTGGCGCTGGCGATGGACGAGAAGGGCGAACTGGCCGACGATCCCGAGATCGAATTGATCGGAATCCCCGAAAAGAATGCGGCCGGCGAGGTGATCGATGACATCGTGTTCGATGCCGTGGTCTCGACCGTCGAAGGTCTGCCGCGGGCGCGGCGGCGCGATCCGGATGCGCTGGCGGAATCGGTGCGCCGCACCGTACGCGCGTCTGTGAACGAGCATTGGGGCAAGAAACCACTGTGCTTCGTGCACGTGCTCACGGTCTAG
- a CDS encoding copper chaperone PCu(A)C, which yields MRTAIAATLFTALMTGLVGSPARAEDVKGGDLVISQAWSRATPNGAKVGTGYLTIENKGTTADKLVGVTGDVSSRIEVHEMSMNNGVMKMRPVDGGLTIEPGKTVKLAPSGYHLMIMDLKSPLKQGDKLPLTLQFEKAGKVAVTLDVQGVGAQGPGGGDGMMKMSPGMKM from the coding sequence ATGAGAACAGCGATTGCGGCAACTTTGTTCACGGCGTTGATGACGGGCCTTGTTGGCTCACCGGCGCGCGCCGAAGACGTCAAGGGCGGCGATCTCGTTATCTCGCAGGCCTGGAGCCGCGCTACCCCCAACGGCGCCAAGGTCGGCACGGGCTATCTCACCATCGAGAACAAGGGCACGACCGCCGACAAACTGGTCGGCGTCACCGGCGACGTCTCCTCCAGGATCGAAGTGCACGAGATGTCGATGAACAATGGCGTCATGAAGATGCGGCCGGTCGACGGTGGCCTCACCATCGAGCCCGGCAAGACGGTCAAGCTCGCGCCGAGCGGCTATCACCTGATGATCATGGATCTGAAAAGTCCGCTCAAGCAGGGCGACAAGCTGCCGCTCACGCTTCAGTTCGAGAAGGCCGGCAAGGTCGCCGTGACGCTGGATGTGCAGGGCGTCGGCGCGCAGGGGCCTGGTGGCGGCGACGGCATGATGAAGATGTCGCCCGGCATGAAGATGTGA
- a CDS encoding formylmethanofuran dehydrogenase subunit E family protein, with product MKTPKLLAAALLLSLGFSPARSETREQWIEWGAKIHGAFGAFIPVGIRIGLDAKERLKADARGLSVTYYGGEKPPCPCVADGVMIATQSSPGQGTLQMASEKAPAGMMAAIVIRNRKTGEALRYSISDDWLPAILGWNKLDPAGRFDAAMAARHLFDSEPAP from the coding sequence TTGAAGACACCAAAGTTGCTCGCAGCCGCCTTGCTGCTATCGCTGGGTTTCTCTCCCGCCCGATCAGAGACGCGGGAGCAATGGATCGAATGGGGGGCAAAGATCCATGGCGCGTTTGGCGCCTTCATCCCGGTCGGCATTCGCATCGGCCTCGATGCCAAAGAGCGGCTCAAGGCGGACGCGCGAGGTCTCTCGGTCACCTATTATGGCGGCGAGAAGCCGCCCTGCCCGTGCGTGGCCGACGGCGTCATGATCGCCACTCAATCGAGCCCGGGCCAGGGAACGCTACAGATGGCTTCCGAGAAGGCGCCCGCGGGCATGATGGCGGCGATCGTCATCCGCAACCGCAAGACAGGCGAAGCCCTGAGATACAGCATCTCCGACGACTGGCTGCCGGCTATCCTTGGCTGGAACAAGCTCGACCCCGCAGGGCGATTTGATGCGGCCATGGCCGCCCGGCACCTCTTCGACTCCGAACCGGCGCCTTAG
- a CDS encoding lipoprotein-releasing ABC transporter permease subunit has protein sequence MDQAMSEPVQTPPFAPFEWLLSGRYLRARRREGFISVIAGFSFLGIMLGVATLIIVMAVMNGFRKELLDKILGLNGHLLVQPLESPLTDWKDVADRINQVQGIRLAAPVVDGQALASSPFNASGVFVRGIRADDLNNLTSIASNIKQGSLEGFDEGQGVAIGRRLADTLSLHAGDNVTLVAPRGAVTPMGTTPRIKPYKIVAVFEIGMSEYDASFVFMPLPEAQAYFNRNNDVSAIEVFTTNPDRIDAFRKSVTEAAGRPVFLVDWRQRNSTFFNALQVERNVMFLILTMIVLVAALNIISGLIMLVKDKGSDIAILRTMGASQGAIMRIFLITGAAIGVVGTLTGLFVGILICLNIESIRQFLSWLTNTDLFPRELYFLSKLPAEIDFGETSAVVIMALTLSFLATLYPSWRAARLDPVEALRYE, from the coding sequence ATGGACCAAGCCATGAGCGAGCCCGTTCAAACCCCACCTTTCGCGCCCTTCGAGTGGCTGCTGTCTGGACGCTATCTGCGGGCGCGCCGCAGGGAAGGATTCATTTCCGTCATCGCCGGCTTTTCGTTCCTCGGCATCATGCTTGGGGTGGCCACGCTGATCATCGTGATGGCCGTGATGAACGGCTTTCGCAAGGAACTGCTCGACAAGATTCTAGGCCTCAACGGTCACCTTCTGGTGCAGCCGCTGGAATCGCCGCTGACCGACTGGAAGGACGTCGCCGACCGCATCAACCAGGTGCAGGGCATCCGGCTTGCCGCGCCCGTCGTCGACGGCCAGGCGCTGGCGTCCTCGCCGTTCAACGCCTCGGGGGTCTTCGTTCGCGGCATTCGTGCCGACGATCTGAACAATCTCACCTCGATCGCCTCGAACATCAAACAAGGTTCGCTCGAGGGATTTGACGAAGGGCAGGGCGTCGCCATCGGCCGAAGGCTGGCCGACACGCTGTCGCTGCACGCCGGCGATAACGTCACTCTCGTGGCGCCGCGCGGAGCGGTGACCCCGATGGGTACGACGCCGCGGATCAAGCCCTACAAGATCGTGGCGGTGTTCGAGATCGGCATGTCGGAATACGACGCGAGCTTCGTGTTCATGCCGCTGCCCGAGGCGCAGGCCTACTTCAATCGCAACAATGACGTGTCGGCGATCGAGGTGTTCACGACCAATCCCGACCGGATCGATGCCTTCCGCAAGAGCGTGACGGAAGCGGCGGGGCGGCCGGTGTTTCTGGTCGACTGGCGGCAGCGCAACTCGACCTTCTTCAATGCGCTTCAGGTCGAACGCAACGTGATGTTCTTGATCCTGACCATGATCGTGCTGGTCGCGGCGCTGAACATCATCTCCGGCCTGATCATGCTGGTGAAGGACAAGGGCAGCGATATTGCGATCCTGCGCACCATGGGCGCCTCGCAAGGCGCGATCATGCGGATATTCCTGATTACGGGGGCGGCGATCGGCGTGGTCGGCACCCTCACCGGATTGTTCGTCGGCATCCTGATCTGCCTGAACATCGAATCGATCCGGCAGTTTCTGTCCTGGCTCACCAACACCGATTTGTTTCCGCGCGAGCTCTACTTCCTGTCCAAACTGCCGGCCGAGATCGACTTCGGCGAAACCAGCGCGGTCGTGATCATGGCGCTGACCTTGTCTTTCCTGGCCACCCTCTATCCGTCCTGGCGTGCCGCGCGCCTCGATCCCGTCGAAGCGCTGCGGTACGAGTGA
- a CDS encoding sialidase family protein, whose translation MKHRTFIVTLALALTQGSAWGQMSHNHASEAACETTELRCASKVTPTFGADGTLWLAWMAGGQVLVASSGDGGHSLSPAVQVTQDKPNLDWGPDARPKIVVDRKGGIAVAFSTFRDKAFNGEVFYSRSTDGGKTFATPRPITDNAESQRFEAVGFDPEGNVFAAWLDKRNRVPVQQAGKKYDGAALFFASSRDGGATYSQATMAADNTCECCRLGLAFDPSGHPVIAFRNIFEGGVRDHAVVTFADQKTPGEVHRVSQDDWQVAACPHQGPSLSIATDGTYHVVWYTNGKARKGLFYAQSRDGGKTFSQPMPIGRPDRNPSRPYVMAGPQETEIVWKEFDGEKTSVNLITTTDAGRTWSQPRVIASTADSSDHPLLVSNGRQTYLSWMTKADGYHLQPIEGEP comes from the coding sequence ATGAAGCACCGAACGTTCATCGTCACGCTCGCCTTGGCGCTCACTCAAGGGAGCGCGTGGGGCCAGATGAGCCACAATCACGCCTCGGAAGCGGCTTGCGAGACGACCGAACTGCGCTGCGCTTCCAAGGTGACCCCGACCTTTGGCGCAGACGGCACGTTGTGGCTGGCCTGGATGGCGGGCGGACAGGTGTTGGTTGCAAGCTCCGGGGATGGCGGACACTCGCTTTCGCCTGCCGTTCAAGTCACGCAAGACAAGCCCAATCTCGATTGGGGCCCCGATGCGCGTCCGAAGATTGTGGTCGATCGCAAAGGCGGCATTGCCGTCGCTTTTTCGACGTTCCGCGACAAGGCGTTTAACGGTGAGGTTTTCTACAGCCGCTCGACCGACGGCGGCAAGACCTTTGCGACGCCGCGGCCGATCACCGACAATGCCGAAAGCCAGCGCTTCGAAGCCGTGGGCTTCGATCCTGAGGGAAACGTGTTCGCGGCGTGGCTCGACAAACGCAATCGCGTCCCGGTCCAGCAGGCTGGAAAGAAGTATGACGGCGCCGCGTTATTTTTCGCCAGCTCAAGGGATGGCGGCGCTACGTACTCTCAGGCCACGATGGCTGCGGACAACACCTGCGAGTGCTGCCGGCTCGGTCTCGCCTTCGACCCGTCGGGTCATCCGGTGATCGCCTTCCGGAACATATTCGAAGGCGGCGTCAGGGATCATGCCGTCGTCACCTTTGCCGACCAGAAAACTCCGGGAGAGGTCCATCGGGTGAGCCAGGATGACTGGCAGGTCGCGGCATGTCCCCATCAGGGACCGAGCCTGTCGATCGCAACCGACGGAACGTATCATGTCGTCTGGTACACCAACGGCAAGGCCCGCAAGGGTCTGTTCTATGCGCAGTCCCGCGACGGCGGCAAAACATTCTCGCAACCGATGCCGATCGGCCGGCCCGACAGGAATCCATCGCGGCCTTACGTCATGGCCGGGCCGCAGGAGACGGAGATCGTGTGGAAGGAATTCGATGGCGAGAAGACATCGGTCAACCTCATCACAACAACGGATGCGGGAAGAACCTGGTCGCAGCCGCGGGTCATCGCCTCAACCGCTGATTCATCGGATCATCCGTTGCTGGTCTCGAACGGACGGCAAACTTATTTGTCCTGGATGACGAAAGCCGACGGCTACCATCTGCAACCGATCGAGGGCGAGCCATGA
- a CDS encoding TonB-dependent receptor family protein, producing the protein MSKFSALCGASAIALEIAVSASPDVARAQSNETSLPSVSVDAPKMAAKPAANPAKRAARASRQAKRQPTPASQTTNVATAPATVTPSAARDGFNQAPTGQTATTIDRSQFDNKPVFSIADLLGDSPGIDIKQGNGPRDIGISIRGSNARNGFGIRNIVIFDDGFPVTQPDGLSRSDLVDPHAYGAIDVIRGPSSALYGNYATGGALNFVTRPGGTINGFEYGTEGGSFGYLNNYLSYGQKAGNAEVSLFASDARGDGFIQNSWFNTQTVNFLATVKATPDDRFTFKLINNNLDTALPIRLSLNQYNQNPFQQGCQVATTLGCGTVSLFNNGFNGAKTPETAEQAGLGREDRRTIVGARWEHDFDNTTTWRNQFVFDDRNINQPTGSTSAIGDFPSYNFMSDITKRGQILGMDSTTLIGGWYNTLSDTSNTFNVMPGGEANLGLLQSSQLQSTTNYGVRAREELKLVPSLTAVAGIGWETTTLNGVNTLFQYNTPNVPTATIPVPTTANLRFQNTAPEFALVYKPSSEWQWRARVATGYGTPQIGNLFVLSDGTFGNNTGLKSQTNLGYDLGMDWTPNKTLTLSATAFYEFFRNELVTQATSSANGQTPPNLTFTFNAPRSEHRGVELAANWRFYPGWQFLAAYTYLDEVYTEYTEALASGANTFNFNRVGNKIPGISPNDLTARLSYDQPIGSLKGLGGFVELVWKDSFYMDNANLLKAPGYELVNVNVHYKTDLTSDYFRQLTLFAEVRNVFDKTYVASANNITNTVSAAGVQSPASSLANVTQSIYAGSPRAFVAGMKVAFR; encoded by the coding sequence ATGTCAAAGTTCAGTGCCCTCTGTGGCGCGAGCGCGATAGCGCTGGAAATTGCGGTGTCGGCATCGCCCGATGTGGCTCGTGCCCAGAGCAACGAAACTTCGCTGCCGTCGGTTTCCGTCGACGCTCCGAAGATGGCCGCGAAGCCTGCCGCAAATCCTGCGAAGCGAGCGGCCCGCGCTTCGCGGCAAGCCAAACGACAACCGACACCGGCGTCACAGACGACCAACGTGGCGACGGCGCCGGCAACGGTCACGCCGAGCGCAGCCCGTGACGGCTTCAACCAGGCGCCGACCGGTCAGACCGCGACCACCATTGACCGCAGCCAGTTCGACAACAAGCCAGTTTTTTCGATCGCGGATCTGTTGGGCGACAGCCCCGGCATCGACATCAAGCAGGGTAACGGTCCTCGTGATATCGGAATTTCGATCCGCGGATCGAACGCCCGCAACGGCTTTGGCATTCGTAACATCGTGATCTTCGATGACGGCTTTCCGGTAACGCAGCCGGACGGCCTTTCGCGGAGCGATCTGGTCGATCCGCATGCCTATGGCGCGATCGACGTCATCAGGGGCCCGTCGTCGGCATTGTACGGGAACTATGCCACCGGCGGTGCGCTGAACTTCGTGACTCGGCCAGGCGGAACGATCAACGGATTTGAATACGGAACCGAAGGCGGCAGCTTCGGCTATCTCAACAATTACCTGTCCTACGGACAGAAAGCCGGCAACGCCGAGGTATCGCTGTTCGCAAGTGACGCTCGTGGCGATGGCTTCATCCAGAACAGCTGGTTCAACACCCAGACGGTGAATTTTCTGGCGACGGTGAAGGCCACGCCGGACGATCGCTTCACCTTCAAGCTGATCAACAACAATCTGGACACGGCGTTGCCGATCAGGCTGTCGTTAAACCAGTACAACCAGAATCCCTTCCAGCAGGGATGCCAGGTGGCGACCACACTCGGTTGCGGAACCGTTTCGCTGTTCAACAACGGCTTTAACGGCGCCAAAACGCCGGAAACTGCGGAACAGGCGGGCCTCGGCCGTGAGGACCGGCGCACGATTGTGGGCGCGCGTTGGGAGCACGACTTCGACAACACGACGACCTGGCGGAATCAATTCGTGTTCGACGACCGCAACATCAATCAGCCAACAGGTTCGACCAGCGCGATCGGCGACTTTCCCTCCTACAATTTCATGAGCGATATCACCAAGCGTGGTCAGATCCTTGGGATGGATTCCACGACACTGATCGGCGGCTGGTACAACACGCTTTCGGACACCAGCAACACCTTCAACGTGATGCCGGGCGGCGAGGCGAATCTCGGCCTGTTGCAGAGCAGTCAGCTTCAATCGACGACCAATTACGGTGTGCGGGCGCGGGAGGAACTCAAGCTCGTTCCGTCGTTGACCGCGGTTGCTGGCATCGGCTGGGAAACCACGACCCTGAACGGCGTGAATACGCTTTTTCAATACAACACGCCCAACGTTCCAACCGCGACGATTCCCGTACCAACCACGGCGAACCTTCGGTTTCAAAATACGGCACCCGAATTCGCACTTGTCTATAAACCGAGTAGTGAATGGCAATGGCGTGCCCGCGTGGCGACTGGTTACGGAACACCGCAAATCGGCAATCTCTTCGTGTTGTCAGATGGAACCTTTGGCAACAACACTGGGCTAAAGTCGCAGACCAACCTCGGCTACGACCTCGGAATGGACTGGACGCCCAACAAGACTTTGACGCTGAGTGCGACGGCCTTCTACGAGTTCTTCCGAAACGAGCTTGTTACCCAGGCGACGTCTTCGGCTAACGGGCAGACGCCTCCGAATCTGACGTTCACCTTCAATGCACCGCGTTCCGAACATCGCGGCGTGGAGCTCGCGGCCAATTGGCGCTTCTATCCAGGCTGGCAATTTCTGGCCGCCTACACCTATCTTGACGAAGTCTACACCGAGTACACGGAAGCGCTTGCCAGCGGCGCCAATACGTTCAACTTCAACCGAGTCGGGAACAAGATTCCGGGAATTTCGCCGAACGATCTGACGGCGCGGTTGAGCTACGACCAGCCCATCGGATCGTTAAAAGGTCTCGGCGGGTTCGTCGAACTCGTCTGGAAAGACTCCTTTTACATGGACAACGCCAATTTGCTCAAAGCGCCGGGCTATGAGCTGGTCAATGTCAACGTGCACTACAAGACGGACCTTACGTCGGACTATTTCCGGCAACTTACGTTGTTCGCCGAAGTGCGGAACGTCTTCGACAAGACCTATGTCGCGTCTGCGAACAATATCACCAACACCGTGAGCGCCGCCGGCGTGCAGAGCCCCGCGAGTTCGCTCGCGAATGTAACCCAATCGATCTACGCGGGATCGCCCCGCGCTTTCGTCGCGGGAATGAAGGTTGCCTTCCGATGA
- the mce gene encoding methylmalonyl-CoA epimerase translates to MLGRLNHVAIAVKDAEKAARIYGALGAEVSPAVPLPEHGVITVFVTLPNTKIEFIQPLGETSPIAKFLERNADGGIHHICYDVPDIIAARDRLVKEGARVLGDGVPRIGAHGKPVLFLHPKDFSGALVEIEQA, encoded by the coding sequence ATGCTCGGACGGTTGAATCACGTCGCAATCGCTGTCAAGGACGCTGAAAAGGCGGCCAGGATCTATGGCGCGCTCGGCGCGGAGGTTTCGCCGGCGGTGCCGTTGCCGGAGCACGGCGTCATCACGGTCTTTGTCACCTTGCCCAACACCAAGATCGAATTCATTCAGCCGCTCGGCGAGACCTCTCCGATCGCCAAATTCCTGGAGCGCAACGCCGACGGCGGCATTCACCACATCTGCTACGACGTGCCGGACATCATCGCGGCCCGTGATCGTCTGGTGAAGGAGGGCGCGCGCGTGCTCGGCGACGGCGTTCCCAGGATTGGCGCTCACGGCAAGCCGGTGCTGTTTCTGCACCCGAAAGATTTTTCCGGCGCGCTTGTCGAAATCGAACAGGCATAA
- a CDS encoding DUF1467 family protein, whose amino-acid sequence MAYTISTGFAIYFVLWWVTLFVTLPFGVRSQHEDGGGSPGTDPGAPVASRMGRKLIWTTVLSAVIYAIGMAAYYEGFLSIERLSKMMGMPF is encoded by the coding sequence ATGGCCTATACAATCTCAACGGGGTTTGCGATCTACTTCGTCCTGTGGTGGGTCACACTCTTTGTGACGCTGCCGTTCGGCGTGCGCAGCCAGCATGAAGATGGCGGCGGCAGTCCGGGTACCGATCCCGGCGCGCCGGTCGCGAGCCGGATGGGCCGCAAGCTGATCTGGACGACGGTGCTGTCAGCCGTGATCTACGCCATCGGCATGGCCGCCTATTACGAAGGTTTTCTGAGCATCGAGCGATTGTCGAAAATGATGGGCATGCCGTTCTGA
- a CDS encoding TlpA family protein disulfide reductase, translating into MKRMTLVAMLLLTGAYAGGASEPSKLRPFERGSWQRLLKAHLGHATLVHFWGVTCGPCKVELPELGDFMKRNPSVDVVTIDADLVPNSDTAVLSMLEGAGLSAAENWMFDDGFPERLRYEIDAAWQGDIPRTILISRKGEMATIEGSVEPSMLQKWSDAQVAAAR; encoded by the coding sequence ATGAAGCGCATGACACTTGTCGCAATGCTGCTGCTGACAGGCGCGTATGCGGGGGGCGCCTCGGAGCCATCGAAGCTAAGGCCTTTCGAGCGAGGAAGCTGGCAGCGGCTTTTGAAAGCCCATTTGGGCCACGCAACGCTGGTGCATTTTTGGGGCGTCACATGCGGGCCGTGCAAGGTCGAACTGCCTGAACTTGGCGACTTCATGAAACGGAATCCTTCCGTGGATGTGGTCACGATCGATGCGGACCTCGTCCCGAACTCGGATACGGCGGTCTTGTCGATGCTGGAAGGTGCCGGTCTTTCGGCTGCCGAGAACTGGATGTTCGATGACGGCTTTCCCGAACGGCTTCGGTACGAAATCGATGCCGCCTGGCAGGGAGACATACCGCGCACGATCCTGATTTCCCGCAAGGGAGAAATGGCAACCATCGAGGGATCGGTCGAGCCATCCATGCTCCAGAAATGGTCGGACGCGCAGGTGGCCGCGGCCAGGTAG